From Theileria orientalis strain Shintoku DNA, chromosome 4, complete genome, the proteins below share one genomic window:
- a CDS encoding uncharacterized protein (YEATS family protein), with amino-acid sequence MKNNKLNNVKIGKRIVVGTYAFPLNPSEKKRYGSMTHRWVCLLRSIDDENMSHYIKRVQFELDPSFLNPKRGIIPNPTLILLVVTSMPYEVTEVGWGEFFIGVKITFVDDSLEPVQLQHLLRLNPTDGTNIITTAVNETFDEIIFNEPKEWFYERLMKSACDKLPPSKYRDYFWNYEQKEKETLCRYICSQSYFQNETYRLLAEASELCKQIQRLQEQYHFGLNKPADIDLKDKTTSKTTPILSHNSSKYTSTDGSLSDMPVKKLNLGQIGQYPDSKGDTQESSNQSYVGMSVNDRDSLYSDRSHKSNSSNLSLILLSIYLKIVFLFQSKLCNISHQRKPLLIK; translated from the exons atgaaaaataataaattaaataatgttaaGATTGGTAAAAGGATAGTGGTTGGCACATACGCTTTTCCTCTTAATCCATCG GAGAAGAAACGTTATGGTTCTATGACACATAGGTGGGTCTGCCTCTTGAGGTCTATTGACGATGAAAATATGTCACATTACATTAAACGTGTTCAATTTGAACTCGACCCTTCCTTTCTCAACCCAAAACGAGGTATTATCCCAAATccaacattaattttattagttgTCACTTCTATGCCTTATGAAGTCACTGAAGTCGGTTGGGGAGAGTTTTTCATCGGCGTTAAGATCACCTTTGTCGACGACTCTCTTGAACCGGTGCAACTGCAACACCTGCTGCGG TTAAACCCTACTGATGGCACCAATATCATTACCACTGCCGTCAATGAGACGTTTGACGAGATTATTTTCAACGAGCCTAAGGAATGGTTCTACGAGCGCCTCATGAAGAGCGCCTGCGACAAACTTCCACCCAGTAAATACCGCGACTACT TTTGGAACTATGagcagaaggagaaggagacTCTGTGCAGGTACATTTGCAGTCAGTCCTACTTCCAGAACGAGACCTACAGGCTCCTCGCTGAGGCGTCTGAGCTCTGCAAACAG ATTCAACGACTGCAGGAGCAGTACCACTTTGGACTAAACAAGCCTGCGGACATCGACTTAAAGGACAAGACGACGTCAA AGACCACTCCTATTCTCTCTCACAATTCATCCAAGTACACTTCAACTGACGGTTCCTTGTCGGATATGCCTGTTAAGAAACTGAACTTAGGGCAGATTGGCCAGTACCCTGACTCGAAGGGCGACACTCAGGAATCCTCAAATCAAAGTTACGTTGGCATGAGTGTTAATGATCGCGATTCACTATACTCCGATCGCTCTCACAAATCAAATAGCTCGAA CTTGTCATTGATATTGCTATCGATCTATTTGAAAATCgtctttttatttcaaagcAAATTATGTAACATATCGCATCAACGGAAACCATTACTCATTAAATGA
- a CDS encoding uncharacterized protein (DNA/RNA helicase, DEAD/DEAH box type, N-terminal domain containing protein): MNYLFSTLDIQFDLVESLSKLGIVRPSNTQYKFIKSFTDESSIIFQSKSGTGKTVGFCISLLHKIIKRRYQETQPNISISSHLAHCVSRLDHLLGDAVIIVPTRELAYQIYLFFVSLKRFLPIIKSILLIGNTDILKCVTYMKKENVNIVVSTPGRFGTVLKSKPAKNEIVKYGYKTNRTFFKTHTLIFDEADLLFDEQFYEQTKYICGKLSNPFVQIIAVSATFIKPQLKVFEDMICEVDRNYITNFVKRNSTITEDTLGRDGSLTYNTYHLLMSKKIEKVEELLEYVSGYERVFERMFLSSSYVKGRIHKITKTSDDEENQSIVDDSGSNINMDVNVDYSIGDDNYVGASNVGVGNLGYFANDGASSDDLLENTDNDIGTVSDGEDESSQTLVIEKVKFYYAVVEDAPNIVMQIGHKIKVLVGILESLKYKKCIIFSNQSHTRAQVYGILKYLGCTCYMVTSRMSHNERVMMLYDLNSVEKVIIVCTDVMSRGIGLANVDLVINMDMPGSKEIFLHRSGRSGRFGAKGVCVSICMESEVETYNYFLFALNFKSESIKELYNEDGSVEGRVPEVVMKTIDFVKLNDELPDIKNITRQSVSSSLLDTEEFKFNVSIVGFISDTDMTLINTHRAQVLMYIESTDNETAVTIKHPGEKEALFESFTYKLEIIYSDADMKASNDIKNNNSNFELRHIVLKTDHSQVLVSLPLVEFKKLLNSGHNQLELLKEKISQLLESKCSLNYYDFRAMLSGRNDDNINDSDDRLSDFENQLVKSLDSLSIRNHEIVMHFTDHANGRFHDLVKLYISSTETITTFNESTVKEIHKRVSFNE; encoded by the exons AtgaattatttgttttccACCCTCGATATACAATTTGATTTGGTAGAATCATTATCAAAATTAGGAATAGTTCGACCCTCAAATACCCagtacaaatttataaaatcattCACAGATGAGTCAA GCATCATATTTCAATCGAAATCTGGAACTGGAAAGACAGTCGGATTCTGTATATCTCTATTAcacaaaattattaaaagaAGATATCAAGAAACACAACCAAATATAAGCATTTCTAGTCACTTAGCACATTGTGTATCGAGACTAGATCATTTGCTGGGAGATGCAGTGATAATAGTGCCTACAAGAGAGCTCGCATATCAAATATATCTGTTTTTCGTATCACTTAAAAGGTTCCTACcaataattaaatcaatactGCTCATCGGAAACACAGATATATTGAAATGCGTGACGTATATGAAAAAGGAGAATGTTAACATAGTAGTATCAACACCAGGGAGATTTGGAACAGTACTTAAAAGTAAGCCAGCTAAAAACGAGATAGTAAAATACGGATATAAAACCAACAGGACGTTCtttaaaacacacacattgaTATTCGACGAAGCAGATCTGCTGTTCGATGAGCAGTTTTATGAACAGACGAAGTACATATGCGGAAAATTAAGTAACCCGTTTGTGCAAATAATAGCAGTCTCAGCAACATTCATTAAGCCGCAGCTCAAGGTATTCGAAGACATGATATGCGAAGTGGACCGGAATtatataactaattttgtaaaacGCAATTCAACAATAACAGAAGATACGCTGGGAAGGGATGGTAGCTTGACGTATAACACATACCATTTGCTCATGTCGAAGAAGATTGAAAAGGTGGAAGAGTTGTTGGAATATGTGTCAGGATATGAAAGAGTGTTCGAAAGGATGTTTCTCTCATCAAGCTACGTGAAAGGAAGAATTCATAAGATAACAAAGACATCAGACGATGAAGAGAATCAATCGATAGTTGATGATTCGGGCagtaacataaatatggaTGTAAATGTTGATTATAGCATTGGTGATGATAATTATGTTGGTGCTAGCAATGTTGGTGTTGGCAATCTGGGTTATTTTGCGAATGACGGTGCTAGTAGTGATGATCTATTGGAAAATACTGACAATGATATTGGAACCGTAAGTGATGGAGAAGATGAGTCCTCACAAACACTGGTAATTGAGAAAGTTAAGTTCTATTACGCAGTAGTGGAGGACGCACCGAACATAGTGATGCAGATAGggcataaaataaaagtgcTTGTTGGGATATTGGAGAGtttaaagtataaaaagtGCATAATATTCAGTAACCAGAGTCACACGAGAGCGCAGGTGTACGGAATACTTAAGTATTTGGGATGCACATGTTACATGGTAACCTCGAGAATGTCCCACAACGAGAGAGTGATGATGCTGTATGACCTCAACTCAGTGGAAAAAGTAATCATAGTGTGCACAGATGTGATGAGCAGAGGGATAGGGCTGGCGAACGTGGACCTGGTGATTAACATGGACATGCCAGGCTCGAAGGAAATATTCCTACACAGGTCAGGAAGATCAGGAAGGTTCGGAGCAAAGGGAGTGTGTGTGTCAATATGCATGGAGTCGGAAGTGGAGACGTATAACTACTTTCTATTCGCACTCAACTTTAAGTCGGAGTCAATAAAGGAGCTCTACAACGAGGACGGGAGTGTAGAAGGGAGAGTGCCTGAAGTTGTCATGAAAACGATAGATTTCGTTAAGCTAAATGATGAGCTGCCAgacattaaaaacattacAAGGCAAAGCGTGTCGTCATCGCTGCTTGACACAGAAGAATTCAAGTTCAATGTGTCAATAGTCGGATTCATATCGGACACGGACATGACTCTGATTAACACGCACAGGGCTCAGGTACTGATGTACATTGAGAGTACCGATAATGAAACGGCTGTGACAATTAAACATCCTGGAGAAAAAGAAGCGTTGTTTGAATCATTCACTTACAAATTGGAGATAATTTATTCGGACGCTGATATGAAAGCGAGCaatgatataaaaaataataacagcAACTTTGAACTTAGACACattgtattaaaaacgGACCATTCACAGGTATTGGTATCGCTTCCACTTGTGGAGTTTAAGAAACTTTTAAATTCCGGACATAATCAACTTGAACTT ttgaaagaaaaaatatcTCAACTGTTAGAATCAAAATGtagtttaaattattatgaCTTTAGAGCAATGTTAAGTGGACGAAATGatgataatattaatgataGTGACGATCGACTCAGTGATTTCGAAAATCAATTAGTAAAGTCACTTGATAGCCTTAGTATAAGGAATCATGAAATAGTTATGCACTTTACAGATCACGCAAACGGGAGATTTCACGACCTCGTAAAACTGTACATAAGTTCCACAGAAACCATAACCACTTTCAACGAATCGACTGTGAAAGAA aTCCATAAACGGGTATCATTTAATGAGTAA
- a CDS encoding sodium transporter, which produces MEDVEEYVDANEIDNNLSLKFNLKLYFKEFWLAITTALVCLLAIVQSSFVPLNLNEDLGAHILLIPAHFFFRHVRSFVVLFVIFASANKTAMLFESKRSTVKVKILLHYFIISGITLVLTLCAGYLIIMRRNPTADTLFFSKYVDLNYRPFDNFIRFFRGLFVHDLPGNVLTTRLDHYNEFGTVKLSKGLGDGYNAPGFIIFGAIIAFSTYFLGKDGEILRNLIQLIHRSMLAIYWILLCYSPIALYFGGIVQFDIIRREKLYGFLIIRYMLLLTSVVFIALLQIFVILPCFHFVRTRKFGYDVIFRLSALFPSAFVEGSTVRMVERTKQYLKSRRFSSEAVDSYLNYCTLINGAGVVSGFAINAIFSLKLYSIDFDWAVVIKIIFTSMLMSVPATEFIQGYMFGIIFFLNSSMINPDFIMVILVADWLMDRVRVISNVVADALTIDYIESMNKTSTTSTQSL; this is translated from the coding sequence ATGGAAGACGTGGAAGAGTATGTAGATGCCAATGAAATCGATAATAACTTATcactaaaatttaatttgaaattgtattttaaggAGTTCTGGCTTGCAATTACAACTGCTCTAGTTTGTTTATTGGCTATAGTTCAGTCCTCTTTTGTGCCACTTAACCTTAATGAGGACTTAGGAGCACACATTCTCCTAATTCCGGcacattttttctttaGACATGTACGCTCTTTTGTCGTTTTGTTTGTCATCTTTGCGTCTGCTAATAAGACCGCAATGCTTTTCGAATCAAAACGATCGACAGTAAAGGTTAAAATTCTGCTTCACTACTTTATAATCTCAGGAATTACACTCGTCTTAACACTTTGCGCGGGTTACTTGATAATAATGAGGAGAAATCCCACCGCCGATACCCTTTTCTTTTCAAAATATGTCGATTTAAACTACAGACCGTTCGACAACTTTATTAGATTCTTCAGGGGTCTGTTCGTTCACGACTTGCCCGGAAACGTGCTCACGACTAGGCTGGACCACTACAACGAGTTCGGCACGGTTAAGCTGAGCAAGGGTCTGGGAGACGGCTACAACGCACCCGGGTTCATCATCTTCGGCGCAATAATCGCTTTTTCGACGTATTTTTTGGGCAAGGACGGCGAGATTCTTCGCAACCTCATTCAGCTTATTCACAGAAGCATGCTTGCAATATACTGGATTCTGCTTTGCTACAGTCCTATCGCCCTTTACTTCGGCGGCATTGTCCAGTTCGACATCATCAGGAGGGAGAAGCTGTACGGCTTCCTCATCATCAGGTACATGTTGCTTCTTACCTCCGTCGTCTTCATCGCACTGCTGCAAATTTTCGTAATCCTGCCCTGCTTTCACTTCGTCAGGACCAGGAAGTTCGGCTACGATGTGATATTCAGGCTCTCCGCGCTTTTTCCTTCCGCATTCGTCGAGGGCTCAACCGTCAGGATGGTTGAAAGGACGAAGCAGTACCTCAAGAGCAGGAGGTTCAGCAGTGAGGCCGTTGACAGCTACTTGAACTACTGTACACTAATAAATGGCGCTGGAGTCGTATCGGGATTCGCCATCAACGCTATCTTTTCACTCAAGCTGTACAGCATCGACTTCGACTGGGCAGTGGTAATAAAGATTATATTCACTTCAATGCTCATGTCCGTCCCCGCGACTGAGTTCATTCAGGGCTACATGTTCGGGatcattttcttcttaAACTCATCCATGATTAACCCCGACTTCATAATGGTCATTTTAGTCGCAGACTGGCTAATGGACAGGGTGAGGGTGATTTCAAACGTGGTTGCCGACGCACTCACGATCGACTACATCGAGTCCATGAACAAAACGTCGACCACCAGCACTCAAAGTCTCTAA
- a CDS encoding uncharacterized protein (RNA recognition motif, RNP-1 domain containing protein), translated as MEESNSHDNSKVYVYPLTTNITEDHVKEIFGHFGKVVNVEFHSYEKENSKRYGIVDFETNDDARNSVAHMNEGEIDGLKIKVGFKSP; from the exons ATGGAAGAATCAAATTCACATGATAACTCGAAAGTATATGTATATCCTTTGACTACTAATATAACGGAGGATCATGTTAAAGAGATATTTGGCCACTTTGGCAAGGTGGTAAACGTAGAGTTTCACTCATATGAAAAG GAAAATTCAAAAAGATACGGCATTGTTGATTTCGAGACCAACGATGATGCAAGGAACTCAGTCGCTCATATGAACGAA gGAGAAATTGATGGTCTGAAGATCAAAGTGGGTTTCAAAAGCCCCTAA